The Deinococcus planocerae region TGACCGCCGCCTGCCCCGTGGCCTTGCGGTTAAGCACGCTGCTGGCGGCGTTGGCAAAGGCCTGCGAGACCTGATTGTATTTCCCCTTGGTCGGGCCCGAGGGGCGGGCCACGGCGTTCGTGAACACGCCCAGCAGGCTCCCGAAGAAGGGGTTGGCCTTCAGGACCTCGGGGTCCTTGTAGAGCGCTTGCAGGGTGGGGTTGAAGGAGGCGCCCGGCACGGTGGCGCGAATCTTCTGCTCCTGCGGGCCGGTGAGGTAACGGATCAGGTCGATGGCCGCCGCCTGGTTCTTCGAGTAGCCGTTCACGCCGAGGTTCCAGCCGCCGAGGGTGGCGGCGGCCCTGCCCCCCGGCCCGGCGGGCAGGGCCGCCACGCCGATCTTGCCCCTCACCCGGGAGTCGGCGCTTTGCCCGAGCGCCCAGGCGTACGGCCAGTTGCGCATAAAGGCGGCGTTGCCGGACTGGAAGACGCCGCGTGCCTGCTCCTCGTCGTACGCGATCACCCCGGCGGGAGTGATGTCACGAATCCAGCTCGCGGCAGTACCCAGCGCCTGGGCGGCCCTGGGGTTGTTGACGGTGATCTTGCCGCTGTCGTCGACGATGGTGCCGCCCCCGAAGGCGGCGACCCACTCCAGCGCGTTGCAGGTCAGGCTCTCTCCGTTGCGGCCCTGGAAGACGAACCCCGTGAAGGCCTTGCTCGTCTTGCGCTCGCCCGCCTGAATCTTCCTCGCCATGGTGACCAGTTCGGCCCAGGTCCTGGGAGGGGCGTTGTAGCCGTACTTCTTCAGGAGGTCCGTGCGGTAGTACAGCAGGCCCGCGTCCGTCCACCAGGGGACGGCGACAAGTTTGCCGTTCACGGTGTTCGCGTCGACGATGCCCTTGAAGTGCCCGCTGAGTTCAGAGGCGGGAACCTTGCCCTTCAGGTCCACGAGCTGGTCCGAGAGCAGGCCCGGCCACACGATGTCGAGCAGGTATACGTCGATGTCAGGGCTCTTGGCGGCGAGCTGTTGCTGGATCAGGCCGAGGTGGTCGGTGGAGTTGTTGGGACTCTCGAAGAACTTGGCCGTGTTGCCGGTCTTCTTGGCCCAGCGGTTCACGCCCTCCTTGCACAGGTCGTAGCCGGGGCCCGCCCCACAGTCGATGGTCACGGTGACGGCTCCCGCCTGGGCGGCGAGGGCGGCGGCGGTGAGGCTCGCGGTCAGAAGCAGCTTCTTCATGGTTCCTCCGGATGGGGAGAGAGGCGGGCGGAGCGGGACACTCGGCGGATTCCGGGCACGGGGCACCTCCTGCAAGACGTGGGCGGGAGCGTCACGAACCCCGGGGAGTGGGCTGGGTCAGGCGCTCACCTCCTCTCCCGGGGTGAGGTACACCCGCGCCTCGTAGGGGCGAAGGGTCAGGCACTGTTCCGGCCCCCCCGGCGCCGCGTAGTTCGCCAGGAGCAGCCGCGTGGAGGGCGAGGGGGGGGAGTCGAGCGGCCAGGCGAGCCTCACCGTCTCCCGGCTGAAGTTCAGCAGGACGAGGAGCTGTTCGCCCCCGGTCGTCCGCGTGTAGGCGTACACCGTGGGGTGGTCGGGCAGCAGGAGGTCGTACCGGCCCTCCACGATCACCGGGTACGTGCGCCGCAGCCGGATCAGGTCGCGGAGGTACCAGAAGACCGAGTTCGGGTCACGCAGCGCCGCCTCGACGTTGATCTCCGTGTGGTTGGGGTTGACGCCGATCCAGGGGATGCCCGTGGTGAAGCCCGCGTTGGGGGAGGCGTCCCACTGCATCGGCGTGCGGGCGTTGTCGCGGCCCTTGGCGTGGATCAGGGCGAGCGTCTCCTCCGGGGAGTGGCCGCCCTCGGTCACCCGCTCCCGGTAGAAGTTCAGGGTGTCCACGTCGCGGTAGGCCTCGATGGAAGGAAAGCGCACGTTCGTCATGCCGATCTCGTCGCCCTGGTAGACGTAGGGGGTGCCCTCCAGCGTGTGCAGGAAGGTGGCGAGGAGCTTGGCGGACGCCACGCGGTGCTCCCCGTCGTCCCCGAAGCGCGAGACCATCCGGGGCACGTCGTGGTTGGAGAGGTAGAGGCTGTTCCACCCCTGGCCGTGCAGGGCGCGCTGCCAGCGGGTCGTGACCTCCCGCAGCTCGGCGAGGCTCCACGGCACGTGCGTCCACCTCGGCGTGGGGTGCCCCGGGTCCTTGTCGAGCGCCATGTGGTCGAACTGGAAGATCATGCTCAGCACGCCCTGCGCCGCGTCCGTGTACGCGAGGCCGAGTTCGGGGCTGACCCCCGGCGTCTCCCCGACGGTGAGCACGTCGTACCCCGACAGGACCCGATCTTTCATCTCCCGCAGGTAGGCGAACAGGCGCGGCCCGTTGAGGAAGTGTTCCTCCGCGAGGGGGTGGTCGCCCCGCGCGGTCCCCTCGGGGAAGTCGGGCGCCTTGGAGAGCATGTTGATGGTGTCCATCCGAAAGCCGTCCACGCCCTTGTCGAGCCAGAAGCGCATCAGGTCGTGGACCTCCTCGCGCACCCGGGGGTTTTCCCAGTTCAGGTCGGGCTGCCGCTCGGAGAAGAGGTGGAGGAAATACTCGTCCGTCCGCGGGTCGTACTTCCACGCCGAGCCGCCGAAGTGCGAGCCCCAGTTGTTCGGTGGCCCGCCGCCTTTGCCCGGTCGCCAGAGGTAGAAGTCGCGGTAGGGGTTGTCCTTCGAGCGGCGCGACTCCACGAACCAGGGGTGCTCGTCCGAGGTGTGGTTCACCACGAGGTCCATCACCAGCCGCATCCCGCGCGCGTGCAATCCGGCGAGCAGGGCGTCGAAGTCCGCCATCGTGCCGAACTCGGGCTGGATGCCCCGGTAGTCACTGATGTCGTAGCCGCCGTCGTCGTTCGGGGACGGGTAGACTGGGCACAGCCAGATCACGTCCACCCCGAGCGTGTGCAGGTAGTCGAGCCTCGCCGTGATACCGCGCAGGTCGCCCACCCCGTCGCCGTCGGTGTCGAGGAAACTGCGGGGGTAGATCTGGTAGACGACGCTCTGTTTCCACCACGCCATGCGGGACTCCTTCTGTAAACGCTTACAGGTACGGGCAAAAAGGGCGGGCCTAGACCCTGCGCACGCTCTGCCGCTCCACGATGGTGGTGGGGAAGATCGCGTGCCCCCCGAGCGGTTGGACGCCCTGGATGTGATCGAGGAGCATCGTCGCCGCGCGGCGCCCCATGCCGTACAGGGGCTGACGCACGGTGGTCAGCGGCGGCAGGCTCATCTCGGCGAGGGGAAGGTCGTCGAAGCCCATGACGCTGAGGTCGTCGGGCACCCGCAACCCCCGCTTGAAGGCGGCGGACATGACCCCCAGGGCGAGCTCGTCGCTGCTGGCGAAGACGGCGGTGAGGCCCTGCGCCTGCCCCAGCAGGGCCGCGCCGCCCGTCTGCCCGTCCCGGAAGGCGAAGCCCCCCAGGCACAGCACCCGCCCCGGCTCCACCACGAGGCCGTGGTCGCGGTGCGCCTCGTGGAAGCCCGAAAGGCGGCTACTTTGCTCGGGCGTCTCGTGCGGGCCGCCGTAGAGCATCCCGATCCGCTCGTGGCCCTGGCCGATCAGGTACGAGGTCGCCGCGTAGGCGGCCTGGCGGTCGTCGCAGCGGATGGTGGGGGTCCCGGGCCGCGCGCTCTCGCCCGACAGGACGACGAGCGGGAGGCGCAGCCGCCCGATGAACTCCGCGTACTCGCCCCGCAGCACCTCGCTGGCGAAGATCAGGCCGTCCACCCGCTTCTCGGCGAGGAGTTGCAGGTATCCCAGCGTGCGCTCGTGGTCGCCGCCCGTCCGGCCCACGATCACGCTGAAGCCGCGCCCCTGCGCCGCGTCCTCCACCCCGCCGAGCACCGTGCCCGAGAACATGTCCGACACCTTGGGAAAGAGGATCGCCAGCGTCTTCGTCTGGGCGCTCATCAGGCTCCGGGCGACCGCGTTGGGCTTGTAGTTCAGCTCCTGCACGGCGCCGAGCACCGCGGCCCTCGTCTCCTCCGCCACCCAGTGCCTCCCGTTCAGGACCCGCGAAACCGTCGCGGTCGAGACGTTCGCACGCCTCGCCACGTCCCTAATCGTCGGTTCCATCGGTTCTCGAACTGTAAGCGTTTACAGGCGAGGGTGTCAAGCCAAGCCGCCACGGCTAATCTTGACTAAATAGATCGGATTAACGAGTATGTGGCCCATGAAGGCTCTCCTGACTTCCCTCGCCGCCCTGTCGCTCGCCGCCGCGTCGGCCCAAACCGTCACCCTGAAGCACGACGAGGGCACCGCGCAGGTGACGCGCGACCCCAAACGCCTCGTCGTGCTCGACGAGGGGGCGCTGGACATGATCTACGCCTTGGGGTTGGGCGACCGGGTGGTGGGGCTGGGGAGCGCGGTCACCGGGCCCGACGGGCTGACGGCGGGGGGCTTTCTCAAGCCCGAGGTGCTCAGGACCGGCTTCCTGGCGCGCGGCAAGCTGAATAACCCCCGCTTCGTGGGAGGTTGGACCTCGCCCAACTTGGAGACGATCCTCTCGCTGAAGCCCGACCTGATCGTGCGCTCGACCTGGGAGGGCAACCAGAATTACGACAGGCTCAGCCGCATCGCCCCCACCGCCGGGTTCCGCGAGGACGCCCCGGGCTTCTGGCAGGGGAGCCTGCGCAACCTCGCCCGCGTCTTCGGGCGGCAGGTGCAGGCCGAGCGGGTGATCAAGCAGGCCGCCGACACCAACCGCGCCAACGCCCGCAGGCTCGCGGCGGCGGGCGTGTTCAGGAAGTACCCCAAGGTCGTGGTCGTCTCGCCCTTCACGGGGGGCAGCACCTGGCTCTACAACGAGGTCCGCCTCATCGACGACCTGCGCGCGCTGGGATTCAAGGACGGCCTGAGGGCCCCCTCCACCACCCTGGGCGTCGGCGCCCAGATCAGCGACGAGGCTCTGCTGAACCTGGACAAGCAGACGCTGGTGGTCATCATGCCGCCCGCCGGGCAGTACAACGGCGGCGACGCCTTCCTGAAGTCGGCGGTCGGGCAGCGCCTGAGGGGTCAGAGCGTGGTCTACAACCTGGAGGCGAACAGCCCGTGGTCGGGCCCTCTCGTCTCCATCCGCAATAGCAACGACGTGACCCGCCTGATCCTGGAGGCGGTGAAGTGAGGAGGCTGGCAGGCGGGGCCCGCCCGGGGGTGACGGGGCGTTGAGTGAGCTGAAGACGCCCCCCGCCCGCCTTCCCCTGTGCGCGGACGCTTCCCGCGCCGCCGGGGAGGACCCCATCGGCACCGCCCCCCACTGGCAGGAGGTGACGGTCCTCGAACTGGGCGTGCCCGTGTGGGCGAGCCTGCGCAATGCCGAGGCCTGGACGAGCGAGCAGCGCGGCGTCTTCGAGGCCCTGCGCGGCAAGGTAGAGGCGAGCGGGGCGGGCTTCGGGTTGCTGATGGCCGCGCCGGAGCGATCCGGGGGGCCGTTGCGGGTCCGCCATCACGTGCGGGGGGCCGGAGGCTTCACCCGCCGCGACTACGAGTCCGACCTCCCCCAGACCGAGTGGGCGCGCGGGCTGACCGCCACCCTGCTGCATCCCGAAGGGCTCGTGGGCGGCGAGTGGGCCGAGGTCCCTGCTCCTTCCGGCTCCGACCACCACGTCTGCACGCACGGGACGGTGGACGCGGCCTGCGGCAAGTACGGGATGCCCGTCTACCACGGCCTGCGGCGGGAAGGGCACCGGGTCTGGCGCACCGGCCACTTCGGGGGCCACCGCTTCGCCGCGACGGCGGTGGAGTTGCCGTCCGGCCTCCTGTGGGCCCACCTGACGCCGGAGCTGGCGGGCCGAATCGCCCGGCGGGAGGTGCATCCGGCAGAGGTCGGGAAGCATCTGCGCGGCTTCGCGGGGTTGCCCGCCCCCGCCCAGGTGCTCGACCGGGAACTCCTCGCCCGCCACGGCTGGGACTGGCTGAACGCGGAGCGCACGGCCCGGGTGCAGACGGAGGAAGAAGGCATTCGGGTCACCCTGTCCTATACCTGGAACGGCGAGCGGGGCCACGCCAGCGCGCTCGTCCGGGAGGCCGAGCCCCTCCACCTCCCCGGGTCCAGCCACAGGGCCGACCTCGGCCCGGTGCGGCAGTACGCCGCCCCCGACGTGCAGATCGCTTACGGAGAGCCGAGCCCCGCTTGAGACGCCCCCTGACCTTCGCCCTCGCCGCCGCGCTCCTCGGCCTCGCCCTCCTCGCCTCGCTGGCGCTGGGGGCGAGCGAGATCGGCCTGGGGCGGGTCGCCCGCCTGCTCCTGTCCCCGGACGACGGCACCGACAGCCTCGTGATCCATACCCTGCGGCTGCCGCGCACGGTGGTGGCCGCGCTCGCCGGGGCGGGGCTCGGCGTGTCGGGCCTGCTCCTCCAGGGGGTGACGCGCAATCCCCTGGCCGACCCCGGCATCCTGGGGGTGGAGGCGGGCGGGGCCCTCGCCATCCTGGTCATGGTGGTGTTCTTTCCGGGGGCCCCCGCCGCCCTCTTCGTGCCCGCCGCCTTTCTGGGTGGGGCCCTCGCGGCGGCCCTCGCCTACGGGGTCGCGCGGCGGGTAGGGGTCACGCCGCTGCGACTCGCGCTCGCGGGCGTGGCGGTGGCGAGCCTCTTCGGAGCCGTCACCCGTGGCCTGCAAATCCTGTTCGAGGAACGCGCTCAGGGCGCCCTCTTCGCCCTCTCCGGCTCGGTGGCGGGCCGGACCTGGGCACAGGCGGCGCAGGTCGCCCCCTGGGTGGGGCTGGGTCTGCTGCTCTCCCTTCTCCTCACGCCCCGGCTCAACGTGCTCGCCCTCGGGGAGGACGTGGCCCGCGGCCTGGGCGCCCGCACCGAGCGCGACTCGGCCCTCGTGACGGTCCTCGGGGTGCTTCTCGCGGCGGCGTCGGTCAGCGTGGTCGGCCCGGTGGGCTTCGTGGGGCTGGTCATTCCCCACGCGGCGCGCGCCCTGATGGGACCGGACCACCGCCTTAGCCTGCCCCTCGCCGCCCTGCTGGGGGCCGCCTTCCTGATCCTTGCCGATATCGTCGCCCGCCTCATCGACCGCCCCGCCGAGACGTCCGTCGGCATCCTCGTCGCCGCCGCCGGGGCGCCCTTTTTCGTGCTCCTCGCGCGCCGGATTGGCCGCAGATAACCCAAGGAGAATCATCCTATGCAGAAGAAGCCGCTTTTCCTCGCCGCCCTCACCCTCGGCACCGCCGCCGCCGTCACCGTCAACCACGAGCGGGGCACGCTGAACCTGAGCCAGCCCGCCCGGCGAGTCGTCGCGCTGGAATACTCGTTCGTGGACACCCTCGTCGCGCTCGGCGTGAAGCCGGTCGGGGCGGCGCTGGGCACCGCGGGCGGCGACCGGGGCACGCCGCCCTACCTCAGAGATCGGGTGCAGGGCGTGACCGTCACGGGCAGCCGCGCCCAGCCCAGCTTCGAGACGATGGCCGCCGCCCGCCCCGACCTGATCCTCGCCGACGCCTTTGTCCACGGGAACGTCTACCCGCAACTCTCCAAACTCGCGCCCACCGCCGCCTTCCAGAGCCGCCGGGGCAGCCTCGACGACCTGAACGCCCAGACCCTCGCCATCGGTCGCCTCGTCGGGCGTGAGGGAGCGGCACGGCAACTCCTCGCGGACCAGAGGAGCCTCCTGGCGAAGGCGAGGGTGCTCGCCCGGAGGAACGCGCCCCCCTTCGTCGCGGCGGTCGCCACGCCCGGGAGCCTCACCGTCCACACGAGCGGGAGCTTCGTGGGCAGCTTCCTGGAGGACCTGGGGCGGAGGAACCAAGTCGCCGTGAAGGACGGGCAGACCCAGTACGAGATTTCCTTGGAGGGCCTCGTCGCCCTCAATCCGCAGACCCTCGTGCTCTTCACTGCCCCCGACGAGAGGCCCATCACCGAGACGTGGAAGACCAACCCCCTGTGGCAGAAGCTCGCCGCCGTGCAAAGGGGCCGGGTCTACGAGTTCAGCCGCGACAACTGGACCCGCGGACGCGGC contains the following coding sequences:
- a CDS encoding ABC transporter substrate-binding protein; the protein is MKKLLLTASLTAAALAAQAGAVTVTIDCGAGPGYDLCKEGVNRWAKKTGNTAKFFESPNNSTDHLGLIQQQLAAKSPDIDVYLLDIVWPGLLSDQLVDLKGKVPASELSGHFKGIVDANTVNGKLVAVPWWTDAGLLYYRTDLLKKYGYNAPPRTWAELVTMARKIQAGERKTSKAFTGFVFQGRNGESLTCNALEWVAAFGGGTIVDDSGKITVNNPRAAQALGTAASWIRDITPAGVIAYDEEQARGVFQSGNAAFMRNWPYAWALGQSADSRVRGKIGVAALPAGPGGRAAATLGGWNLGVNGYSKNQAAAIDLIRYLTGPQEQKIRATVPGASFNPTLQALYKDPEVLKANPFFGSLLGVFTNAVARPSGPTKGKYNQVSQAFANAASSVLNRKATGQAAVTQLSTELARIKGRGW
- a CDS encoding glycoside hydrolase family 13 protein — encoded protein: MAWWKQSVVYQIYPRSFLDTDGDGVGDLRGITARLDYLHTLGVDVIWLCPVYPSPNDDGGYDISDYRGIQPEFGTMADFDALLAGLHARGMRLVMDLVVNHTSDEHPWFVESRRSKDNPYRDFYLWRPGKGGGPPNNWGSHFGGSAWKYDPRTDEYFLHLFSERQPDLNWENPRVREEVHDLMRFWLDKGVDGFRMDTINMLSKAPDFPEGTARGDHPLAEEHFLNGPRLFAYLREMKDRVLSGYDVLTVGETPGVSPELGLAYTDAAQGVLSMIFQFDHMALDKDPGHPTPRWTHVPWSLAELREVTTRWQRALHGQGWNSLYLSNHDVPRMVSRFGDDGEHRVASAKLLATFLHTLEGTPYVYQGDEIGMTNVRFPSIEAYRDVDTLNFYRERVTEGGHSPEETLALIHAKGRDNARTPMQWDASPNAGFTTGIPWIGVNPNHTEINVEAALRDPNSVFWYLRDLIRLRRTYPVIVEGRYDLLLPDHPTVYAYTRTTGGEQLLVLLNFSRETVRLAWPLDSPPSPSTRLLLANYAAPGGPEQCLTLRPYEARVYLTPGEEVSA
- a CDS encoding LacI family DNA-binding transcriptional regulator yields the protein MEPTIRDVARRANVSTATVSRVLNGRHWVAEETRAAVLGAVQELNYKPNAVARSLMSAQTKTLAILFPKVSDMFSGTVLGGVEDAAQGRGFSVIVGRTGGDHERTLGYLQLLAEKRVDGLIFASEVLRGEYAEFIGRLRLPLVVLSGESARPGTPTIRCDDRQAAYAATSYLIGQGHERIGMLYGGPHETPEQSSRLSGFHEAHRDHGLVVEPGRVLCLGGFAFRDGQTGGAALLGQAQGLTAVFASSDELALGVMSAAFKRGLRVPDDLSVMGFDDLPLAEMSLPPLTTVRQPLYGMGRRAATMLLDHIQGVQPLGGHAIFPTTIVERQSVRRV
- a CDS encoding ABC transporter substrate-binding protein, which gives rise to MKALLTSLAALSLAAASAQTVTLKHDEGTAQVTRDPKRLVVLDEGALDMIYALGLGDRVVGLGSAVTGPDGLTAGGFLKPEVLRTGFLARGKLNNPRFVGGWTSPNLETILSLKPDLIVRSTWEGNQNYDRLSRIAPTAGFREDAPGFWQGSLRNLARVFGRQVQAERVIKQAADTNRANARRLAAAGVFRKYPKVVVVSPFTGGSTWLYNEVRLIDDLRALGFKDGLRAPSTTLGVGAQISDEALLNLDKQTLVVIMPPAGQYNGGDAFLKSAVGQRLRGQSVVYNLEANSPWSGPLVSIRNSNDVTRLILEAVK
- a CDS encoding sucrase ferredoxin — its product is MSELKTPPARLPLCADASRAAGEDPIGTAPHWQEVTVLELGVPVWASLRNAEAWTSEQRGVFEALRGKVEASGAGFGLLMAAPERSGGPLRVRHHVRGAGGFTRRDYESDLPQTEWARGLTATLLHPEGLVGGEWAEVPAPSGSDHHVCTHGTVDAACGKYGMPVYHGLRREGHRVWRTGHFGGHRFAATAVELPSGLLWAHLTPELAGRIARREVHPAEVGKHLRGFAGLPAPAQVLDRELLARHGWDWLNAERTARVQTEEEGIRVTLSYTWNGERGHASALVREAEPLHLPGSSHRADLGPVRQYAAPDVQIAYGEPSPA
- a CDS encoding FecCD family ABC transporter permease, whose protein sequence is MRRPLTFALAAALLGLALLASLALGASEIGLGRVARLLLSPDDGTDSLVIHTLRLPRTVVAALAGAGLGVSGLLLQGVTRNPLADPGILGVEAGGALAILVMVVFFPGAPAALFVPAAFLGGALAAALAYGVARRVGVTPLRLALAGVAVASLFGAVTRGLQILFEERAQGALFALSGSVAGRTWAQAAQVAPWVGLGLLLSLLLTPRLNVLALGEDVARGLGARTERDSALVTVLGVLLAAASVSVVGPVGFVGLVIPHAARALMGPDHRLSLPLAALLGAAFLILADIVARLIDRPAETSVGILVAAAGAPFFVLLARRIGRR
- a CDS encoding ABC transporter substrate-binding protein; translated protein: MQKKPLFLAALTLGTAAAVTVNHERGTLNLSQPARRVVALEYSFVDTLVALGVKPVGAALGTAGGDRGTPPYLRDRVQGVTVTGSRAQPSFETMAAARPDLILADAFVHGNVYPQLSKLAPTAAFQSRRGSLDDLNAQTLAIGRLVGREGAARQLLADQRSLLAKARVLARRNAPPFVAAVATPGSLTVHTSGSFVGSFLEDLGRRNQVAVKDGQTQYEISLEGLVALNPQTLVLFTAPDERPITETWKTNPLWQKLAAVQRGRVYEFSRDNWTRGRGPIALKLMVAETIQSRLLQDAAPPTEFGYR